The genomic DNA GGTCGGAAAATACTCCAGAAGCAGTAACATCGTTACCAGCACCATAGCCTCTTAATACAAGAGGAATTGGTTGATAATAATTTGTATAAAATGTCAGTGCGTTTTCTCCATTTTTCACTTTATATAATGGATTTTGACTATTGATTTCTTCAATTTTGACTGAACATTTTCCTCCTTTTTCTATGGTCCCAACAAAACGTAATACTTTTCCTATACTTTTTGCTATTTTAACTCTTTCCATAAAAACAGTATCTATTTCTTTTAATTTATACAAAAATTCTTTAGCATTTTTATATTGTTGAAAATATTTCGGTAATATAGGTTCAATTTCAATGTCTTTTAATTCGATGTGATATCCAATTTCACGAGCTAAAATTAACAATTTTCTAGCAACATCTATCCCTGATAGGTCATCAAATGGGTTTGGTTCGGTAAAACCTAAATCTTTAGCTTGTTTAGTTGCATCTGATAATAAAATATTTTCTTCTAGTTTTCCAAATATAAAAGATAAAGAACCAGATAATATACCTTTAAAGCAAATTAAACTGTCACCTGTATTAAATAAATTTTGTAATGTTTGTATAACAGGTAGGCCTGCTCCAACGTTAGTTTCATATAAAAATTTTTTATTTTCTTTGAGTGCTTCAGTTCTAATATTATTATAATATTTTAATGAATTAGTATTAGCTTTTTTGTTTGACGCAATAACATGAAATCCTTGAGAAATAAAGTTAATGTATTGTTTGGATAAAATTTCATCAGAAGTGCAATCAATGATCACGGAATTTGAAAAAGAATTATTTTCTAATAAGTTACTCAATACTTCAAGATTAAATTTTGTTTTTGATTGTTGAAAAAATTTTTCCCAGTTTTCTAAATTAATTGAATCATTTAAAAATAATATTTTTTTAGAATTTGAAATGGTGCGAATTTTAATTTCTATATTTTTGTTTTGTAAAAAAATTTTTTGTTTAAATATTTGTTTTATTAATGCCTTTCCAACTCCACCTATTCCAATTAAAAAAACATTTATAAATCTTTTATTGCAAAATAATGCATCATGTACAATTTTCATGCTTTTTAAAATATTTTTTGTTTCAATGACTATTGATATAGAATGTTTTGAAGAGCCTTGTGAAATTGCGATAACATTAATTTTACAATCTCCTAAAGAAGAAAAAATCTTTGATGCAAGATCATGTTTTTTAAAAATGTTTAATCCAATTATAGATAATATAGATAAATTATTAATTATATGAATATTATTCGATAATTCTTCTTTTGATTCTAATTTAAATGATTTATTTATTATATAAAGAATTTTTTGCTTTTCTTTTGCTAACGTACAAAAGCTAAAATTATTTTTGGATGATGATTTGGTAATTAAAATAACGTGAATATTTTCTTTTTGCAACAAACTTAACATTTTAAAAAGAATATTATTTTTTTGTTTTATTAAATTACCAGATACTGTAAACATTACAATATTATCTAAGTTAGTTATACCTTTTATAATGTTTTGATTGCAATCATGTTGAGAGTAAATTAATGTACCATTACTTTTAAGATTAGCAGTGTTTTTAATAATACATGGTATATTAAATTGTTTAAGA from Buchnera aphidicola (Aphis aurantii) includes the following:
- the thrA gene encoding bifunctional aspartate kinase/homoserine dehydrogenase I — its product is MKILKFGGTSLANAEKFLCVADIIENNKNNEQVAIVLSAPAQITNYLVSIVEKNTNINQMLEQIDLAENIFIEIIKKIKKIQSYFLYEETKKIITIEFNKLKKIADSIKLFEKCPENIQAIIMSRGEILSIWIMQNILRSRNYKITIINPIDNILSIGGFLSSTVDINESKKRISSLNINKNHIILMAGFIAGNKKNELVLLGRNGSDYSAAILACCLDAKLCEIWTDVDGVFTSDPKKISNAFLLKSISYDEAMELSYFGAKVLHPRTIEPLKQFNIPCIIKNTANLKSNGTLIYSQHDCNQNIIKGITNLDNIVMFTVSGNLIKQKNNILFKMLSLLQKENIHVILITKSSSKNNFSFCTLAKEKQKILYIINKSFKLESKEELSNNIHIINNLSILSIIGLNIFKKHDLASKIFSSLGDCKINVIAISQGSSKHSISIVIETKNILKSMKIVHDALFCNKRFINVFLIGIGGVGKALIKQIFKQKIFLQNKNIEIKIRTISNSKKILFLNDSINLENWEKFFQQSKTKFNLEVLSNLLENNSFSNSVIIDCTSDEILSKQYINFISQGFHVIASNKKANTNSLKYYNNIRTEALKENKKFLYETNVGAGLPVIQTLQNLFNTGDSLICFKGILSGSLSFIFGKLEENILLSDATKQAKDLGFTEPNPFDDLSGIDVARKLLILAREIGYHIELKDIEIEPILPKYFQQYKNAKEFLYKLKEIDTVFMERVKIAKSIGKVLRFVGTIEKGGKCSVKIEEINSQNPLYKVKNGENALTFYTNYYQPIPLVLRGYGAGNDVTASGVFSDLLRIIL